TCCGCCTGTGCCGTCTGGGACAACAGGAGGTCGACGAACTCGTAAGCGAGTTCCGTCCGCGTCGCGTCCGCGAAGATCGCTGCCCCCTCAGTACTCCGATATCCCGCGTTGTCAAGCGGTGCGACCTGGTGGCGCTGCATGTCTCGATCAGTCGCGGCCGCAACCACCTGATCCGTCGAGTACGAGACCACCATCGGGCGCTCACCTTCGAGATAGGCATCCCGGTAGGCGTCCGTCCAGCGTTCCTCGATGCGAACGCCGTTCGCCTGCAACTCCTCCCAGAAGGAGAGCATGCCAGAGCCGGACCCGTACTCCGCGACCGTCCATAGGAAAAACGCCTGCCCCGGATTTGACACACGCGGATCCTGCGCGAGCAACGTGTCCGCGTACGCCGAATCAAGGAGGTCGTCGAACGTCTCGGGTGGGGACTCGAGTACCGTCTCGTCGTAGACGAGCGAGAGGTAGCTGGTGCCCACGGGGAGTACGCGGTCGCGCGGGTCGTCGAAGGCGAGGTCGGACTGGATTCGGTCGGCGTGCTCGAGACGGTCGCGCTCGAGCGATTCGAACAGTCGCGTGTCGCCGTGGGCGTCGAGGACGGAGTCGACGAGTGCGAGTTCGCTCGCGGTGAGGCCGAGGATGACGTCGGTGTCGATGTCGGCGTCGAGACGGGCGCGCTGGATGTAGTGTTCGATGCCGGATTCGGGGACGGTCCACTCGATCTCCTCCTCGAACTCTTCTTCGACGGTTTCTCGGAACCAGTCACCGGCGGGGCTGGGGGCTTGATCGGGATCGGGATTGGGATCGGAGTCGGTATCAGGGTCGGAGTCTGAGCCGGTCGCGAAGGAAGTGTAGGTCGCGACTCGCAGCGGCCCCGTTTCGGCGGCGTGTTCTTCGTTCTCGCCGTTACGGGTCAGACAGCCAGCGAGTGCGGTGACCGAGCCGCCGCCGACGCCGTGGACGAACGTCCGTCGGTCCATTAGTCGCATATTATGCCGCGCGGGCTTAAGGTCCCTGCCCGCTCACAGCGTTCGTCCAGCAGTAGTCCAGCGCTCGCCCACCGGTAGTCGTCGCTTTCTGTGTCCAGCGGTCCGGTAGTGTGGGTCTGCTCCCCCGAAACAGTCCGCAACGGTCTGTTTCGACCACCGACACTTTTCTCGCTGCTCGTCGTTGGTTGCGTATGAGTCGTGGCCGAACTGCTATCAACGCGCTCATCGGTGCCGTCGTCGCCGTTGTCCTCTCGTTTATCCCCTTCTCGACGATCATCGGGGGCGCAGTCGCCGGCTTTCTCGAGGGGCCGGAAACGAGAGACGGTGTCCTCGCCGGGGCGCTCGCCGGTGCGATCATGTTCGTGCCGGTCGTCGGCATTGCCCTCTTCTTCCTCGGATTTATGGGATTTGGCTTCGGCGTCGCTGCCGTCCCGTTCGAGGGCTTTGTCGTCGTGCTTGCCTTCTTCGGACTGCTCTCGACGGTCGTCTTGCTCTACACCGTTGGCCTCTCGCTACTCGGCGGTGTCCTCGGATCGTACCTCGCCCGCGAGTTCCCGTCGGCGCGACACCGAACCAACCAGACGCTCGGGACGGAGCCGCCCCGGCGTGAGGGGCCACGCGGTCGCCGCGTGCGCTCGCCACGGGCTTCGCGCGCCACCGGACCCACGGACTCGTCCGCGACACACCCCGCCCGCGCTGACCGCTCGCGGTCGCCTCCCAACGGGCCACCTTCGTCTGATCGATTGGACCGTTCTACTCGTCCCGACCGCTACGGATCTACAGCCACCGACCACCGCGCTCGCTCAGATACGAATCGCGACCAGGACGAAACTCGCGAACGCGGTCGAGCCACCGACACTGAGTCACCCGCTGATACTGACACAGGGGACCGCCCCGACCGAGAGGCGGCACGCTGGCATGGGGATGACGACGATGCCACGGACGCCGACAACGCTGCAGGAGACGATCAGGTAATTGACGACAACCGAGACCGGGACTGATTCGGTTCTGGTTCCGGTTCTGGTTCTTCCCGTCTATCGTCCTCACTCGTACCGAAGCGCGTCGATCGGATCCGTTCGGGCCGCCCGCCAGGCGGGATAGAGCCCCGAGAGAACGCCGACGAGGATTCCCACGGCGACAGCGAGCGCGACGTACTCGTAGGGATAGACGAGCGGAATATCGATGTACCACGCCCCGGCGTACCCAACGGCGAGTCCGAGTACCGTGCCGAGGATGGCACCGATGATTCCCAGCACCACCGCTTCCGTCAGGAACAGGCCCAACACGTCCCGGTTCTGCGCACCAACGGCCTTCATAATCCCGATCTCACGGGTCCGCTCGGTGACGCTGACCAGCATAATGTTCGCGATGCCGATCGAACCAACGACGAGCGAGATAGCCGCGATGCCGACGATGAAGTTTTGCAGCAGGTCGAGTATGTCCTGTAGCTGCTGGAGCAACTCGGTGCTCGTCTGCATGGTGATCTCGAGGTCGTCGCCGAGCAACTCACTCGCGTCGGAGTCGTCGCTCTCGAGTACGGCGAGTGCGCTGTCGCGAGCCTGGTCGATATCCCCCTCGTCGGCAGACGGTGCCTCGACGACGATTGCGAGGAATCTGGCGTCCTCGGCGGTTGCTGCATCGCCGTCATCGCCGTCGGCTGGATCCGCCTCGTCCGCTTCGTCTTCAGCTGCTTCGTCACCACCAAACCCGGCACCGATCCCGTCTACCTCCTCCGTGTAGTAGGGGTCCGTCGGCACGTACACCCGTGGCGACGGCTCGAACCCTTCGAACGGACTCAGTCCCTCAGAACTGTCCGTGATCCCGACGACAGTCACCGACGTCTGCTCGCCGCCCTGCCTGACGATGGTCAACTCGTCGCCGACGGAGACGTTCTCCTCGAACTGGCCGGCCACTGCCGGGTTGATCACTGCCTCACGTTCGCCCATCTCGAACTGCCGACCCTCGTCGATCGTCGCCGGTCTGATGTACGGTGGTCCCGCGGCGATCAGCGCATCGCTCTGTGGCGTTAGCTCACCGTCGTAGGCGAGCGCCTGCGTCGAAATCGGCATATAGCCGTAGGCCGCGTCGACGTCCTCGAGTTCGTCCACCTGTTCGAGATCGTCCTGCGTGAACACCGGTTGCGCACCGGCGAGTGGGCCACCTTCCGTGTCTGGATCGGCGGCCCACCCGTAGAGATTCCGCTGATCGTCCGGGCTGATGTCGCCGAGCAGGCCGGCCTGCAGGCTCGCACCCAGCGTAACGAACGCGATCACCGCCGCGATACCGATGATAATCCCAAGGGTCGTCAGCGCCGAGCGCAACCGATGGCTCCCGATCGAGCGCCAGGCGAGTCGACCGAACTCGAGTGGCCGCATCAGCTGTCTGCTCCGGTTGGTGAGTCTGGTCCCGAGTCTGATCCTGACTCTGTGTCTGAGCCTGCTCCTCCTGCCCCCGGGCTTGAGCCTGACTCTGGCCCTGACCCCGCCTCCCCGGTCTCTTCGATGCGCTCGTCAGAGCCGTATGCCGGGCCTGGTTCCGAACGCGGCTCACTCCCGTCGAGCTCCTCGATCCGTTCAATCTGCCCGTCCAGCAGATGGACGATCCGCTCTGCACGTGATGCCACGTGGCGTTCGTGAGTCACGACGAGCATGGTGGTACCGGCGTCGTGGAACTCGTCGAAGAGGTCGAGCACGTCGGCCTCAGTCTCGGTGTCTAAGTTCCCCGAGGGCTCGTCTGCCAGGACAATCGTTGGATCGTTCACCAGCGCACGAGCGAGG
The DNA window shown above is from Natrialba magadii ATCC 43099 and carries:
- a CDS encoding thiamine ABC transporter substrate-binding protein yields the protein MDRRTFVHGVGGGSVTALAGCLTRNGENEEHAAETGPLRVATYTSFATGSDSDPDTDSDPNPDPDQAPSPAGDWFRETVEEEFEEEIEWTVPESGIEHYIQRARLDADIDTDVILGLTASELALVDSVLDAHGDTRLFESLERDRLEHADRIQSDLAFDDPRDRVLPVGTSYLSLVYDETVLESPPETFDDLLDSAYADTLLAQDPRVSNPGQAFFLWTVAEYGSGSGMLSFWEELQANGVRIEERWTDAYRDAYLEGERPMVVSYSTDQVVAAATDRDMQRHQVAPLDNAGYRSTEGAAIFADATRTELAYEFVDLLLSQTAQAELATRNAQFPAVSDEYVDLDATFLENAVEPDETVTLTYDDLEGEFATWLETWDDEIGD
- a CDS encoding DUF5518 domain-containing protein; translation: MSRGRTAINALIGAVVAVVLSFIPFSTIIGGAVAGFLEGPETRDGVLAGALAGAIMFVPVVGIALFFLGFMGFGFGVAAVPFEGFVVVLAFFGLLSTVVLLYTVGLSLLGGVLGSYLAREFPSARHRTNQTLGTEPPRREGPRGRRVRSPRASRATGPTDSSATHPARADRSRSPPNGPPSSDRLDRSTRPDRYGSTATDHRARSDTNRDQDETRERGRATDTESPADTDTGDRPDREAARWHGDDDDATDADNAAGDDQVIDDNRDRD
- a CDS encoding ABC transporter permease, which codes for MRPLEFGRLAWRSIGSHRLRSALTTLGIIIGIAAVIAFVTLGASLQAGLLGDISPDDQRNLYGWAADPDTEGGPLAGAQPVFTQDDLEQVDELEDVDAAYGYMPISTQALAYDGELTPQSDALIAAGPPYIRPATIDEGRQFEMGEREAVINPAVAGQFEENVSVGDELTIVRQGGEQTSVTVVGITDSSEGLSPFEGFEPSPRVYVPTDPYYTEEVDGIGAGFGGDEAAEDEADEADPADGDDGDAATAEDARFLAIVVEAPSADEGDIDQARDSALAVLESDDSDASELLGDDLEITMQTSTELLQQLQDILDLLQNFIVGIAAISLVVGSIGIANIMLVSVTERTREIGIMKAVGAQNRDVLGLFLTEAVVLGIIGAILGTVLGLAVGYAGAWYIDIPLVYPYEYVALAVAVGILVGVLSGLYPAWRAARTDPIDALRYE